In the Pogona vitticeps strain Pit_001003342236 chromosome 2, PviZW2.1, whole genome shotgun sequence genome, AATCACAACATGGCTTCTGCATTGAGTTTCAAGAGGAACAAAAACCCAAGTCTATCTGTGGGACCACTGTTGTGGTGTACATCATAATGTCTCCCTCTTGGCTCTAGATGGTTATTGAAAACTTAATGCAATGCCTTCTTTCCAGATGTTAAACTGCTTCTGAAGTGTCCAACTTCCTTCGTCTTCTGGTAACATGGGAAGACTGTTCAGTCACTCTTAAAGCAAACTCTCATATTAAGTATGGACAACACATACATTGAGAGGAGCACCTTAGCCCTGCCTGCTTAGTCATTGCTTTCAACACATGAGAACAACAGCCTGAATAGGAGGAGGCTGTTATATCCGTGTAGGCTCTCCAAGAGAGTTTTTCACATTCTGGTTCGTATGGCAAGCTTGCACAGATAAAACAGTTTCCCCCTCTTCAGGCCGTTGGTTTTGTGTGCAAAAACAATGTCCAATTGCTGAGGGTGGGCAAGGCTGgcatcctttcctccctctttgtgCTTTTCATGCTTTAGGAATCATTGGGTACAGCTTTTGTCTCATTCTCTGCATGGAAAGGCCATtgccaacaaaaacaaaacaaaaccctaagaTGTGTAGGAGTGCCCCAACAGCTATTCTTCTCGAGGGagttcaaaatgggaaaggatcAGGCAAAGAATGAGTATTTACTGGAacatggaaaattacttttttggaaatCTCCCAGCAGgccatgctgggagttgtaataaaaaaagaaaaatcttttccAAACTATGCTTTTCATCTAACTTCTATATCTTTATTCTACTTGAGCTCCCAGGTAATGTAGTGGATCCAGTGATGGCATAGGACACagaagacctgtgttcaaatacctacttgtccacaaaaactcactgggtgtgtgtctatgtgtgccAATGGTGAAATCACTTTTGAAATACCTCAAATATCTTGAAACCCCCATTAGCGTCACCCTGAATTGGATGAGATTTGATGgcttataacaaaaaaaaaaatgcctcttCCCGATCAACCTGCTTCAGGTGTATGATGCATATGATGCAACAGTGACTAAAATTACAATATGGTGCATTTTGTAGGGGGCATGGTACTTGCATGCTGTGTTGGGAGAAGATTTGATACTGAATGTGCAGATTTGATACTGAATGAAAGCTGAGCTCTTTTCTTCTTACACATTATTATAGCAAATGGTCCTATAATCCTTTCTTGGAGTCCCAGCAATTTAACTAGCACATTTTCCCCCAGTGGTTTCTCCTGCATAAAGAGCAAAAGGAAGAGATACTAGCTGTTTTAACCAATGTTTTGGGAACTTTTGTATTTCTATCTCAAGGTGGCTTTCCTGCTGAAAAAGTACCCTTAGGAGCAAACCAGGTGACATGTGGTGGGTAGAGAGTAGGCCTATAAATGTGTGTATAGGAAAGGTCCTAGAAACAATGAAATGAGTCCTTCCTTGTAGGCAAACCTTCAGCATTATATCTGTTGGGGGACATTGATTCATCAATCCGTTTTGAAGGCAGCTGTCAGAAGTAGATGCAATCTAGGAACAGATGAATGTGGAAATGTTGATCTGTGAACAGGCTAATGTGGATTAATAggtataatttcattttttaaaaaaatttaatgatGCATTCTCCAAACAATTAGGAATATACTGTCACTTCAGTAATAGGGTATGGCAGTTAAAAAGACCTCATTTCCTCTGAAGTTTAATACAATGTATATTTATTGCAAACAATAATATACAAAAAGGTAAGTTTTACAGAAAACCAAAGGGACTTGCAAACAAATGaccaggaaaagagaaaacttacctaaaactgatttttaaaaggacaggtcTTTTAAGTTacagaaatactttaaaaagatctgggtttttcttttaatatagaaatagaaaagATACCATATTATAAGAGTGCTTTAAGATTTTCTTCTACTGAATCTCCTACAAAATGTTAacaaatatatctttttttaaataaaaaagttggCTATCCTTTTTTTAAGCAATCCTTAACTGTTCAGCCACAGTTTTACCAGCCAGTTCCCCATAGGCCATACCCTTAAATCATGTGGAAGGTTGGTGGAACACATACATCAAGAACTGCTGCTCTTTTCGTTTCTATGTGGTTTTCAAGGGGCAAATAAATGGTCTGTGGAAATGAGCAAACCCCAACAGGGTTCCCAGAGCAGCAAGACTAGGTGGCTGCACCCATTATTGCTTTGCTTCTCTTGGACAGACCAAGGCCTGGCCTACATACACCAGCAGTATGAAGCATTGGGTACATATGGATTGTACCATTTTGGTTTACAGATCAggttgtcatttaaaaaaaagaggccaaAAAGCTCCCCCTATTTATGTAAAATACATCCTTGGAGGTAAAAAAAGAGCAGAAGTCCAAGGGacggtgtatttttttaaaaaaatatgaagattatttttaaaatgaccttcCACCTTTAGTGGTACAGTCCATTCTGCGCTGCCATTTTCTCCTTATTCCACTTCATGTGTAGATAGATCTAAGCCCACCATATGAGTCcagaggagctgaggcaggaaAAGTGAAACAAAACCAAGGCAAATGACTCGGTGATATGCTATGTTTGCAATCTTTTGTTTGCACTAAGAAAAAAtgaagaggggaagggaagcatTCCAGTTTTTCCTTaaacaaaaatgaaggaaaaaaagaaaggaaataagaaaCATAAGGAAGCAGAGGCATTTGTACAAACCTAAGACACATCCTGAAggtataataacaataaaaatgccaaaagagagagagagagagagagagaacaagacagataaataaaataaggacttactgatttaaatcataatttaaagaTTAGGCACCATATACCCTTGGAGTAACGCTCTGTTTACATTAGAAGAACTTCAAATATGGAAGgagggaaatggaaagaaaaacttCTTGATTaaaaacctctctttttttccacaaaataaatatataatattattattatttttaaaggcaccAATGCTGTCACCCATGAACCTTGCTAATGTCAAAATCCTCCCACCATTACTCTCCCCTTCCCCTTGCAAACTGCTTCATAGAACATACTACCTAATTCCTTGTGGAGTTTGAAGGGAAAGTGATTTTTGGGACCACCAGCATGTGCCTCACACGTGGGGGCTCAGCGTCCTACAGAAGGTGGAAAGGGTGGGGGAGCCAGGGTGGGGGATGCTGGTTTGTGGCTCTACAATCTGATGCTGGTGTTGCCAAAAATATAGacgattcttaaaaaaaaaaaaaagcttccgaCCTCAGAGGATGGAgctctccttttttaaagagtctcatttccccctctcttctttGACAGGGAGGGAAATCTTTGTGCAAGTGAAGTGATCACAGGGCTGTTCTGTAAGGCTTTTTCATTAGTGTTACTTTAAGGCTCAAGGTGTTATTGTTCTttcgttttaaaaaaattctccacaAAACACATTTTACTCTCAAGCTAGAAAAATAACATCTCTTTCCAAATCCCCATCATCACACTGAGCAACTGACCACTGATCAGAAAggaactccccctcccccattcatTTGACTTTATGCATAAATGTTTTGCTCTCTACAAGCAAAAGGCAATTAGCTATATAAAAATACCTCTGACAGcaagggaaaaaggttaaggcaTGACTGCTCGACTTATTGTTTAActgtcaaaaaacaaaaggataaatttttttaaagagtctgTCTAAAAACACAAAGTAGACCATATAAATCCCCTCAAATTGGTAACAAATCATACACAGtacatactaaaaaaaaaagtatttaaaatagaGAATATTCCTCACAGAGGAATCCTTTTGAGtttttacctcttttttttctatttttttatttttagttattgttaaaaaataattacGGAGTCCATACCTAGGCAAACTAAGTTGGctgctgaagaagaaaataagaaaactgcCTTCAGATCAAGGTTTTCAGTCCATCAGGGAATGTTTGTTTACTGAGTGGGATGCTCTGGCCGATTTCAAAAGGATGCTGTAGTGCACAAGGCGTTTTGGGAtttgttccccctccccattatgCATTCActtttagcctttaaaaaaaagtctgaggagatttggaaaaaaaaaagagaaaacatcatTGAAAAACTTCATGGCCTGGTGAGCTGGGTATAGACGGGCTGTTCCCAGTGCTGGGGGCTGTGGGTCTGAGGAATGGAAGGCACCCCGGTAGTGTCTGCAATGGGCGTATACATTGGCCTCTGGCTGGGGTTCATATATGTGAATGTCGAATAGAGGCCCGAACTCTGGCTGGCGGCGTGGCTGTAGTAGGAGTTGGAGCTCTGGTGGTCTGTGTAGTCATACTGCGAGCGAGTGATGGTTGGGTAGGAGGAGCCGTAATGCTGGAGGTTGAAGGAGCTGTAGCTCAGCTGCTGAGGCgaatgctgctgctgctcgcTGTAGTGGCTGGGGCTCAGCTGCTCTGTCTTGATGTGTGTCCTCTGCTGGGGCGGCCCCGGTTCGCTGCTCAGGGTGGTCAGCGTATGAGGCTGGGCCTGGGGCGCCGGCGGCTGGGCCTGGGAGGGCGGCTGCTGAGAGGAGGGCGGCGGCTGAGGCTGCGGCGGCGGCTGGGGCTGAGGCGGCTGCTTAGACATCCAGACGTGCCCGGTCCCAGCTGGACTCGCTGTGGTGCTGCTGATCCCATAGCTGCCAGTGTAGGTGACTTGACCAGGCTGGCCATGGGTGACTGGGACACCAGGGTGGCCGTTGGGCGGGAGATACTGGTCAAACTCATTGACGTCAAAGGTCTCGATGTTTGAGATGACGTCGTTGCTGAGCTCGCCAATGTCCACGTCTCGGAAATCAATGTGCGGGGGCTGCCTCCCTCCTTCTTGCAGAGGGCGGCCTTCTCGCTTCAGGTCCTGCTTGCCCGCCTGGACATCGGTTTTGGGAGTTGTAGGAGGGGTCGGGGGCCCCTGGGATTGCCCTGTAGGGAGACGCAAAGGAAACAGCACACGCCTTAGTAAGTCTGACCCCTTCTGCGCCTTTGAAGTCGAACGGCAGGCAAGCCGCACCCCGAAGCCTATCTCTTTTCATTGATAATGGCACAGACGGAAGGCCACAAACCACAGGAAATCTagcagtggccattttttaaTAAGCAGAAGGTGTTGAAGTAACAGTGATAGCTCTGTTAATGGTTAACTCTggtgggaggagagggaaaggagagggagggagggctggccaATAAGCATGGACTGCCGTTGAAGATAGCTGCGGGGCTCTAAACTTTTCTAGAGCTAGAGTTAAGAGTGTTTGTGAGCTGCAAGAGATATCAGTCTGTGGGAAAAAAGGTAGCAAGAAACAGTGCTGCTTGCAGAATGAATCTGCAAAGCAAAACAGTCAAACAGATTTTGGAGTGTTTGCTTAAATCCACACTAGAGCTTGCGCTGTGTCTAAAGAATATTGTGCCGTACTGTCTCTATGTATATATTTCGTGGCTgtaatttttctggagtcataggCACGCAGAACGCATACACCTATCTCATACTTCTGTTACCCTTATCTTGGTGAGATGCTCTGGGACCTTTGCTACCACCATTTCTCTAAGTTTTTGCGCCTTGTGCGGTGGGgcagtttttcttcattttcttctgcagGTAGGGTTGGAAAAGGTGCTTATACTCACCAGAATGCTCTCCAGGGGAGTGGACTTCACTCATGCTGGAGGAAGATTGTGGAGAATCTGCCTGCAGGGCCTTGAAGATGGCATTGGGAGAGATGTGGGTTTGTTCTGAGCCTTCTTCTTGTTCTGCCTGCCCATTCTTGACTGATTTTCTCCTCCGTGGCTGATACTTATAGTCTGGGTGGTCTTTTTTATGTTGCACCCTCAGCCGTTCAGCTTCCTCCACAAACGGGCGCTTTTCGCTCTCATTCAACAGCCTGAGCAACACAAAGCAGAGCAGAGAAAGGGGTCCTGTCGTTATTCATCATGTTATACCTGAAGCTGAGGTACACTTCCACAAGCGACTATTTAGATCAGGTTTTCATTAGAAAGGGTGAGTGCCTGTAACTAACATAAATTAAGGCAGCAGCCACAGGCTGGGCATTAATGCAAAATAACCTTGTAGCCACAGAAAGACCAAGATCCAGATATATGTGCTCATAGGACATTGTGCCAAACTGTTGGAAAGCCACAAGAAAGCTATCAGGCAAGCACTGGGTGATACCATCAGAAACAGGCAGACAaccttcaggggaaaaaaaggatttgctgcccccttttttgCATTGGTTCATTCTAGCCTAGAACTCCACTTGATATCTACACGTCGGCAGACTGTTTTGGTGGCCCAGCAATACATGACATAGCATGTAAAGCAAAAGGCTACCTCGTGCCAGGACTCCACCACCTCCAAACTTGGTTGGTGCTGGCCCCCATCCCACCCTGCTCAAGAGTCATGCATCGGAATGCAGGTTCAGTAACAGATGAGGTAACTGGCACCAGGCACCCACGCAAACGGCCTGTGATTCTGCATCAAAATCCAAGAGAAGCCCTTCTGCGTTGGCACATGGGGCTTAGCTTTCCCTCTTGCAAGTCACACGCTTATGCTTCAGCCAGGTGACTCACTTGCTCTTAGcccactcttcccctccccttgctCTCCAGGCAAGTCATCCTTCTTCTGAGCCAACCTCCTATGAGTCCATGCTTGCCAACTTAATGCCAGCTATCCGCGCACCCTATGTATGCCATTTATGTTTTGCCTCTGATGAGAGTTTGATTTGTTGCTAGGCTTGGCAGCTGAGGTCTGTTTTCCATAGCTAGGTCAATTCTGAGATGGGTAAAGTTTGATAAGGAGAGAAATTATCTCAGGGCACGTGCAGAATGCCTTTCAGAATAACCTCAAGGGAACTCAAAAGCATTTTGGGACATTTTGAAAAGGTGATATTTCATGCCATATGGTGTGGCTTTCTAACAGACTACCTttcattacacacacacagagagagagagagacagagagagtatATATGAAGCATGCAATTTAACACCCAGCTTTCTTAGAAGCCTCCTTATATTTTCACCCCTCTCCTTTCCTGTTGGTGGCCTGGACGCTTCCAAATGGCAATTACTGCAACTCGTTCCAGGCAGAACCAAAACAGGGGGGTTTTGCCACTCTCTCGACCCTCTATTTATATTCTAAACCGCATTGAAACCCAAAGGTTGATCCGGAAGCCCTTTTCCCGTCTTACCCCGTCTCTCTATCCCTGGCGCGGAAGCTTCGCTGAGTTCAATAGCATTCATTCCCAAGGGGATGTGCTCTGGGGCTGCTGACTTAAGGCGCCTCTCTCCGACACCAacgcgtctctctctctctctctcagacgcacacacacacacacacagagagattcagATTCATCTCCCGGGGGCTGGAGCGGAGGTCACACTCCGGGCTCCTGGGCTAAGCCCCTCCGTTTGGAGCCCAGCCGCGCTCTCGCTTCCACCCCGGCGCGGGACTCCTGGTGTGGCCGCCGCTCCCTCCGCCACGCGGGAGCCGCGCCCGCAGGCTTCCTCCCGGTTCGCATCTCTGCCGGGCCAGCCTCGCACACAAACCCGGAGACCCCGGGTCGTCCGTACAGCCACGCGAAGACACGCGATCGAGCCAagtcgccgccgcccccccccccaggagcgcCAAGAGCCGGCCATCGCGGCCCTCCCTCCGCCCTCGGGCTGCTCGCAATCCTCCGCACCCCCCCCTCCTGCACACCGCGGAAGCCCCTCTCCCCGAAGTGGGCGCTGGGCACCCctcccgcctccgcctccgcctccgcctcggTCCCGGCTTACCTCCAGAGTTTTCCCAGCGTCTTGCTCAGCTCGGCGTTGTGCAGGTGGGGATACTGGTCGGCCAGCTTCCTCCGGGCCGCCTGCGCCCACACCATGAAGGCGTTCATGGGCCGCTTGACGTGGGGCTTGTTCTTGCTGGAGCCGTTGACGCGGACGGGCATGGGCACCAGGGTCCAGTCGTAGCCCTTCAGGACCTGGCTGACGGCCTCTCGGATGCAGACGGGGAACTTGTCCTCGTCGCTCTCTTTCTTCAGGTCCGGGTCGCTCTTGGGGAAGGTGTTCTCTTGGGGCCGGGTGTTCTCGGCGTCCGATCCGGAGCCCGAAGGGCAAGGCGAGCCGGCCGAGTCCTCGGACATGGTAGGGCTGGGCGCGCCGGAGAGGCACTTGTCCTGCTCTTCGGTCATCTTCAGGAAGGGGTCGAGGAGATTCATGCGAGAAAGCGGCGGAGCCCAAATACTGGGGGGAGCCGGGGGGGGGTGAAATTGAAAAATCGaggcgagggaggggggaaggggggtgggtgggtgggagaggcgGGGAGGGGTCGAGGCACGAAAGGCGCGACGGCTCTTAATGGCTCGGCATGGAAAGAAGGAGGcgaaggcggcggcggggagTTTGCAAACGGGGCCGCTGGTCGCTGTGCCTGGTCTGGCGGGAGCTCGGTCGGCCGGGGGCGGGCAGGAGCCGCGGTGCCGCGCTGCGGAGGCTGCCCCTCAAGACACGGGCATGGGGGCAGCGGCGGACCGGCTCGCCGAGGCTGATCGGAGCGGCGCTGCGGGCAGGCACGGCCGACGACGCTGCCACGGGGGCCCGGTTTCACCCTGGAGCGAAAGAAGGCGAAAAAAAATCCTCAGCTTGTGGCGGGAAGGGTAGAGCAGCAGCGGAAGGCTcggttctcttttcttttcttttctttttggttgtgtttttttcctttctttttgctttaaaaaaaagggggggcttccAAAATCACCTAGTCAATTTCAAGCTCAGCTCTCCTCACTCTTCCCCGGGTCGGTTTAATAAATACTCTCCTCTGCTATTTCACCTTAGAAACTTTCAGCCAATGGCGCCCAGCCTCCGGCCGCCTTTTCACAAGTGATTggctgaaaagttttttttctctcccccttggcggagggaggggaggggagggatccGCGCAGAAGGGAAggcgaggggagggagggagggaagcggattgtgtgtgtgtgtgtgggggggggttggttggaagagagggagaaagttgGTCGCGCGCTGGAGGAAAAACTTTTCGTACTTCGAATCTTCTGGGCTCCTTACCTCCTCCGAGTCTatccctgctttctttttctaCTCGCGGGTCTTTAAGCAGATCTCTCCGGTTGCTTTCCGAGGGAAGAGAAGGGGCATGAAATCTCCTCTAACAGATAACGTCATCTGGGGTAACGCGGGACAGCCAGTatcctctctccaccccccccatctctctctctctctctctctctctctcttggtcccGTAAATAACTTTGCGCTTCTCTCTCGCGCtcgccctccctcccctccttctacCTGCCACCCGCCCGCCTGGGAAGTTCGTGATTTTGTGACTCACTTATCCTATGGGAGGGTTTTGTTTTGATTCGGCTCGTCCTTAATGTTTTATCCATGCTTGAAAGGGTCAGGAAGACAGCGACGCTGGCTGCTGCtcacagaaagggaaaagggcATAGGTGGTGGGAGCCAGACTGccctcgggggtgggggtggggggtggggtacGTGCGTAAGACAATTAATTCCTTCTGAAAATAAAAACGAGTATTGTTGATCCCTCGTGCTTGTTCTGGAAAAGAAGCGTAGTGGTctgttatttatttccttttactgtatttaataGCAGCATCTTTCTCCTTTTATCATGATTGCGCGTGTTCTCCGGTGTACATGACCTGAGTTCCCTTTGAAGAGGCGTCGACTTCCAACGTCTGCAGTTGAAGTCATCGAGGTCTAGTTAGGCGAGGATCCCGTGTCCACACGCAAAGGTTTGCAAATTAACTCTGTTGAACACAGTGAAACAGCAGAGGCATCTCTATAGGCACGGAGGTCGGCTACGCGACTGGGGCGGCGGGACCAACTTCACGAGAAATCCGCATCTGGACCAAGTGGAGCAACAGGTTTGTCTTCCTTTCGAGCGTGGGCCTTTATCGCACAGGCATGATCTCAACCGCCTTGGTGCGTTTTTTTGACAAATTATTCTAAAGCGAGTGCCGCTGCGACAGACGTGGGGATGCGCTGGGAACAGAAATCAACTCCCTAACTCTCTACTAAAATACGTCCTCattactccccctcccccaaaaatgagggccCTGCTTCCAGATTTATCTGTCGTGAGAGGTTCAGTTGTGAGTGTTCATTTTAGTGTCTCACCGCCCACCCACATCTCTATTCCTGCACTGGGGACTGTTACCAATATCCTCTtcccaagaaaaaaacaaaacaaaaccagatgaAGTAGAGAAGTAACGTATGTGGAAATAAATGCAAAAGTTACTTATAAATACCCAGTTCTACGGCAGGGCGCTGCATGCTAGCAGAACTGAAGTTTACTGTGCACGAATGACAAAGAAAGCAAGGGGGTGTATGTGTGGAAGGAATCGGGCATACCTTGTGATTGATTAAGGCTTTGGACAATCACACGTTCATCTAGACGAGAGACGTGAGGTGTGCGCGTCTCGTAGAAAAACACAGGCGCGCGCATATGCACACGCACCGTCTCTCTGGGCAATTAAAGGAGCCAGTCAGCGGTGGGCGCTTCCCGCATTATAAACTCTTTAAATCATTAGCTGTCATGCTGTCTTGCCCAGGAAGACAGACGCCGTTCCATggcttactttttattttattttaaatttttttgctttgctttccgtGCGTTTTTTCCACTCTCTCCTTGCAACCTCATTTCTTTTCTTGGACCTTTTTCAGTCCCTTCTGTATAAACAAATCACCTACCAGACGGCCGACAAAAAGTGCAGTTCTCACTTCTGTCCAGAGGGGGCACCACAGGCTCAGAAACTAAACACCCGAAGTGATTCCCGGGACGCCGTGGGCTCCGAGGTGGTGAAAAGGCGCGCGTCCGCCCACGTACCcaagccacccacccccatacacacacacacaccagccccgCTCCTTCCAGCATCGAGGAGGCGCCCTGTAACAGGGATTAGTCTCCGCAAAGTTGACTTTATCCGGGCTTCGGGCGCTACATGGCAGCCTTCGGCCATCACCAAAACGTGGCCGGCTTCCGAAGTTGACATCACTTCAGA is a window encoding:
- the SOX9 gene encoding transcription factor SOX-9; translated protein: MNLLDPFLKMTEEQDKCLSGAPSPTMSEDSAGSPCPSGSGSDAENTRPQENTFPKSDPDLKKESDEDKFPVCIREAVSQVLKGYDWTLVPMPVRVNGSSKNKPHVKRPMNAFMVWAQAARRKLADQYPHLHNAELSKTLGKLWRLLNESEKRPFVEEAERLRVQHKKDHPDYKYQPRRRKSVKNGQAEQEEGSEQTHISPNAIFKALQADSPQSSSSMSEVHSPGEHSGQSQGPPTPPTTPKTDVQAGKQDLKREGRPLQEGGRQPPHIDFRDVDIGELSNDVISNIETFDVNEFDQYLPPNGHPGVPVTHGQPGQVTYTGSYGISSTTASPAGTGHVWMSKQPPQPQPPPQPQPPPSSQQPPSQAQPPAPQAQPHTLTTLSSEPGPPQQRTHIKTEQLSPSHYSEQQQHSPQQLSYSSFNLQHYGSSYPTITRSQYDYTDHQSSNSYYSHAASQSSGLYSTFTYMNPSQRPMYTPIADTTGVPSIPQTHSPQHWEQPVYTQLTRP